The nucleotide sequence GTATTGCTAGCTAAGTGGATTCCTGTCGTTCCAGGCTTGCTCGCACTCGGAATTGTATTATCAACTTCATGTTTTGTAATCGCGATTAATCGCTTTGGAATGTTCGATCTATTAAGCTTAGTACAGCGAGATATATTTGAGCATATGACGATGGGGATTATTGTTATTGATGATAATGATTCTGTACTAGAGATCAATCAAAGCGCAGTACCCTTCATTAACGTCGAGAAGGGTAGCGTCTTCGAGCTAGAGAAATTTCTTGCACCACTTCAAGCACATGGTGAGGTGTACGAATTTCTATACCGGTATCGAAATCATCCAAAAGAAAAGATGCAGATGGAATTTGCATTACAGGAAAGTGTCGGGATGCACGTTTCGATTGTAATCTCTCCTGTGTTAGATAATCGCAAGACGTTGTTAGGCCGAATTATTACATTCCACGATGTATCAGAGTTGCGTGAGCTTGTGGATGAAATGAATCGAAAAAACGAAGCGCTCCATGAGAGAAATCTTGAATTGATTTCAATTCAGGAGGAGTTATTCCAAGTTAATCAGAAGCTAGAGCAGATGGCGATTACAGATGTGCTGACAGGCTGCTATAATCGAAGGTATTTAACACAACAGCTTGAGCATGAAGTACAATTGAACAAACGATATCAAATCCCGTTCTCGATCTTTCTATTCGATATCGATCACTTCAAGCAAATTAACGATCGCTTTGGACATCTCGTCGGTGACGAGGTCATACGAAGCACCGCAGATATCGTACGTGAGAAGCTGAGACGAACCGATATACTGGCGCGCTATGGGGGCGAAGAGTTTACGGTTTATCTCCCGCATACGTCGCAAGAGCATGCTGAACTGCTCGCCCAGCGCATTTTACATGCTGTTTCTGAGAATATCGTTTATGCAGGATTAGAAAAGGTGAATGTTACAATTAGTATGGGTGTTGTTTCAGAAGCTAATGGTGATTTATCCTTTACCGACACCAATGAATATTTGCGTGAATTATTCTCAAGAGCAGATGCCGCTCTTTATCGAGCGAAGAATGATGGACGTAATTGCGTTGTCATTGCGCATTAATTCCAGAAATGAAAGGGAGGCTCGCATATGTTACTTTCTGATTCAGGTCGTGAGCTACCAGAGCTAGCAGATCGAGAATTACTGCCACTTAATGTATTGCTTCATTGTCGTACAGTTGTTGAAAAGCAAAACTTCGTCGCCACTGGATTAATGACGCGGGTAGAGGGAGAACTGTTTGAGATTGAATTAAATGAATTTGATCTATTTGAGCTAGGAGAGACAGTTAAGCTAACCATCTACTCCCCCGCAGGTATTCAAACAATATCTTCGATCGTTTTTGCAAAATATGACGGTGTCATTTCTTTGCTTCAACCACCAACATTGATGAAGAGATTTAAAGAAAAGCGTGAACATCCACGTGTTCAAATTAATGGGAATGCATTCGTTTCACATATCGTTGATGAGGGGCAGGAACTGATTCTGCCTGAGCCTCTTCAGTTAGTCATACAAGATATCAGTCTCTCTGGATTAGGATTTGTTGGCCCAGACTCACCCTACTTCTCACGCAATAGTAAGTTAAGAGCTAAAGTGCAAATTGGTTTTGAATTTAGTTGTGGATTAGAAGTTGTTCGTCGAGATAAACAAGATGATGGATTGTTGATAGGTGCGAAGATGGATGTTAGTGACCAGGAAGTGATGCGTGCACTTCGAGCAACAATTTTGCGTCAACAAGTTGAGATACATGCTGACTTGCGTCGCAAAGGGGAAACGAAACGATTTTAAAAAAATGAAGTTAATGAATACAATTCAGGGCACCGCCGAAGGATTATCCTTTTGCGGTGCCCTTCTGTTGTTTACTGTACGATGATATAACCGATCATAGGAGGTCCATTCTTCGGATCGGCATGTGTTGTACAGACCATCGTATAGATGCCTGCTTCTTTTGGAGTGAAGCGGACGATAGTTGTTTTCCCTTTTTGCACCTGACCAGCAAGGTCTAGACCTTCAATGACGAACGGATGGGATTGACCGTTGATGCCTGTAATCCGGAGCTCAACAGGTCTGTCTTTCTGTACGACAATGGTGCCTGGGTCCCAACGATACGATTCAATCATTTTGCCACTATCGGATTTTGCTGAGAACTCTCCCGTTACAAGATAGAACACTTGTGTGTTATCGCTTGTTGGAGCTAGTGTAGGCTTTGACTGCTGCCATCCGATATACGCGCCTGCTAAAATGACAACAACCGCCAAAATCGTGTAAAACTGAATTTTTTTACGGTCAAGCAATATAATTTTATTCATGCCGCTCTCTCCTCTTCAACTTTTTCCACCTATCGGATTGTATGCACAAGCCCGTCCCGAGATGACAAGCTCGTACAATTATTCATCAACTTGATTAACTGGAAGGACCGTTCTACAATGTGCTAGAATAGAGACGGCTAATATGAGATTGAAAGTAGGTTTAAGTGATGGCGGATACGTTGCACGAATGGTTGGCACAGCTTCTCGTTTGGATTGAAAGCTTAGGTTACTGGGGAATCATTATTGGCATGTCAGTAGAAGTCATTCCAAGTGAAATTGTGTTATCGTGGGGGGGATACCTCGTCTATAAAGGCGATGTTACCTTCACTGTGGCAGTCATCTGCGGGACGATTGGTGCATTGATTCAACAATGGATCCTGTACGCAATTGGCCGTTATGGTGGTCGACCATTCTTGGATAAGTTCGGAAAGTACTTGCATCTGAAGCAAAAGCACCTCGATAAATCAGAAGAATGGTTTCAAAAGTATGGCTCGTTCATCGTCTTTACAGGGAGATTCATTCCGTATATTAGGCAGGCAGTATCGATTCCTGCGGGTATGGCGAGGATGAATTTGTGGAGATTCACATGGCTAAGTGGATTGGCTTCAATTCCTTGGTCGATTCTCTTTGTATGGATCGGTTTCTCGCTTGGTGAGAAGTGGGATACGTACAAGGAAAAGGTTGGTCCACTCATTCAATACATTCTATTAGGTACGATTACAGTCATTATTGTGTATTTCCTTTATCAATATTTGCGCAAACAGGGGAAGAAGTTGTAACCTAAATATATAAAACCTATCGGAGGGACATCCAATGAGCTTTCAATTAAGCAATAAGCTATATCAAGGGATTTCACCACAGCAATACGTTGACGGAATGACGAAAAATGTGGACAAATTCAAGGCTGTGCTAGATGGATTTACGTGGGATGATACTGAGCTTGAGCAGTTTTTCGATTCGCTTAACAATCGTGATGATTTGAGATGTATGATCATAGCAGCAGATTGGTGTGGAGATTGTGTTCGCAACGTTCCTGTCGTATTTAAAGCAACGGAGAAGGCAGGAATTCCAACTGAGGTTTTCATAATGGAACAGCATTTGGACTTTATTGATGAGTATCTTACACTAGGTGGACGTTCAATTCCGGTAGTATTATTTACAGATACAGGTGGTCATTTACTTGGCAAGTGGGGACCTCGTCCAGCGCATGTGCAAGAAGTTATGATTGCATTCAAGGGGGCTAATCCTGATCGCGAAGCAGCTGATTATCAAGAAAATTTGACAGTTGCCCGTACAGAGATGACTCGTCGATATGAAGAAGAGTCTTCATATCAGACTATTGTGTTGAACGAACTTGAACAGATTTTATCGAGAGTTTGAGGTTAAATAGACGATGCTAACTTTTCAAAAATACGAATTAGGGGCATTAGGCACGAATGCTTATGTCGTTGTAAATGCTGAGCGTACAAATGCCATTGTTATTGATCCAGGTGTGGCAGACGGTGCGTTAATGCGCAAGTTAGATGGACTGCAGGTCGAGGCGATTTTGTTAACACATGCACATTTCGACCATATTGGCGGTGTTGACACGCTACGCAAGAGATACAAATGTCCGGTATATATTCATTCACTGGAGCAAGATTGGCTAACCGATGCAAGCAAAAACGGATCACTTCGTTGGAAGGAAGTTACGCCTCCGGTTACAACTACGGCAGCTGATCTGTTTTTAGAAGACGGACAAACTCTTTCCTTAGTTGGAGAGACGTTTCAGGTTATGCATACACCAGGTCACTCGCCTGGAAGTGTGAGCTTTTTAGTAGGCGATCTGTTATTTGCAGGAGATGTATTGTTCCATCGATCGATTGGGCGTACCGATTTACCAAGCGGCAATCAAGCGCAGTTGGTTCGCTCTATTGTCGATAAGCTCTACGTGTTACCAGACAATGTGCTTGTGCTACCAGGACATGGACCAGAGACGACGATTGGTGATGAGCGAAACGGGAATCCCTTTGTACGAGGATAACCGGATTATTGAATATTATTGTAAATATTAGGGCTTTACACCAGTTCAAGTATTTGGTATAGTGAGCGTTATTACGAGCAATATCATAAAAAACTGCGAAGAACGCAGGCAATGGAGACTTCTCCTATGCTTGCGTTCTTTTTTTGTCTAATTATGAACAATCGAGGTGATGAGGTGAATCGTCGTAGACAGTTTACGATCAGCCTAACTGCAGCCGTGCTGGCAGGGGTATTAGTATATGGAGTGTACTTGTTGCAGCTAAGACAGCTACAGCAAGAGGAGATGATTGAAGTATGGGTACCGAAGCAGTTCATTGCAACTGGGACAATGATAACTAGCGAGCACTTAAGGACAATGTTTATACCGCGTTCTGTAGTGACGATCGAGATGGTGACAGATGTTGCGGAAGTAGTTGGATTAGAGGCAGCAGCACCACTAGGTGAAGGTGAACCACTATTACTTTGGAAGCTGGATAAATACAGATTGTTACCTAATCGAGAGCAATCGACATTTCAAATTCCGAAGGAGTATGTGAAATCGATTTCCAATGGCATTCGAGCGGGAGATCAAGTGCTCGTGTTCGTCTCAGATAAGGATGCATTGTCGAAACGATTGTTCAGCGAAGCCATTGTCGTTGCTGCAGTGAAGACAGCTGCAAACCTCGAAATTGACAATCCCAAAAACCCGAATTTACTAAACATGGTGAACGATAATGAGGAAGGGATGTATGCATCTAGAAGAGATGCGAATGGTACGATCGACGTCATCAATTTGAATTTAACTGAGTCTCAATGGTTAGAGCTCGATTCGATCTGTAAGGCGGGTACTGCGAAGCTTGTTATTTCATTTCAGGCATCAACCTCAGAAGGAGAGGGTCGAAGATGAATGGGAGAATTGCTGCTTTTGCTGGCTCTACACCTAATATCGGAACATCACTAACAGCTTTTGGCACAGCTTATCGCATAGCAGCGTTAACTGGACGTAACGTCGGGTATTTATGTTTGAATTTGAAAAGCGCGAAGACGCATCTCTATCTGGGTATCGACCGTCCTGAAGTGACGTTAGATGGCGTAAGACCAGAGCTGAGGGCACGTACATTGACGGGTGATAAGCTTCGACAATATGCGTATCGTTCACCTAAGCTTGGCAGTTTGAGTATTTTGTTTGGTAATATGGCGCGTGAGCAAGCGGAGTATTATGAACCGGACGATGTTGAACAGCTATTAACGGCTTCTAGACATGCATTCGATTTGACGATCGCGGACGTTAGCGCGTATTGGGATAATGCAGCGACTATCTGTGCGATGCAAAGTGCAGATCATAAGTTTTTAGTGACGACGGATCGATTGAGTCATTTTCAAGAAGATGTTCGGCGTTGGACGGGGCAGGTTGGATCCATGTTCGGTATCGCGCCCGAGCAGTTTCAATTGGTGCTGCTTGAAGGCACACAACGATTTTCTGGAGGTTTCCGAATGAAGGACATTCGCAAAGAGACCGGCTGTATTGAGCTTACGGAAATGAAACTGCTTGAGAGCATGCATCTCCAGCTAGACAGTGGCAGGTTAGATGAATGGCTAGCTTCGGAAGAGACTCATGCTGCCACATTCGATCCATTAGCGACTCACATGCTCAAGCAGATGAATTGGGTGGAACGATTACAAAAAACAGAGCGTCCTTGGATGCGAAGATTGATGGTATATCGCAGGAGGGGGAGATGAGTGAACAGTTGGCCGCAAACCGATTCTCACCCTCGGCCTATGCAGCAAGCCTACATTTGATTGAGGCAGGGAATGATACTCCTGAATCAATGAACGATCTCAAAGCTTCGAATCTTCAGGCATACACGGAAGAGGTTAGAGCGATGCTTGCGACTCCGCGGGGGTTGAGTGAGGAAGAACGAAGGCGTTATTCTGAAAAGCTGAACCGTGCTGTAATTGGTTTTCCACAAGAGCGGGCGGAATTACTTGCAATTATATCTGATTGGATCATTAAGAAGCGACTGCAGCATCTTTCTGTCGCTCACTCACAATATGGTTCATTAGCTGAAGCGATGTTCGCTGATGTAATTGGAATGAACGCACTTGAACTCGTTCTTCGTCATCGTGAAGGCCTGGAAGAAGTACAAGTTGTCGGTACGCGAATCTTTGAGGTCCGAGAAGGCATTGCAGTGCCATCCGCCTATCAATTTCAACAATTGAGCCAAGTGGAACGAATTCAGCAAAATTTAGTGCTTTTTAACAATGATCGAATCAATCCACGCAAGCGCTGGGCTGAAGTTTTACTACTAGATGGCTCTAGAGTTACGATAACAGGCTTTGGGTTTACAGCGCAGCCAACATTAACAATTCGGTTCTATACGGTTAAACGATTCAATCTTGAAACCTTGTGTAGTCCGCATTATCGGACAATGGATGATACTGTAAGACAGCTACTGCTTGTTATCGTTCGTAGTCGCTTCAATATGGTAGTCATTGGAGCAACGAATACGGGCAAGACTCATTTGATCAAAGCGCTTATCGCTGCCATGCCTTGTGAAGAAAGAATTGTTACAATTGAAAGCCGATATGAGCTTATGCTAGGTAGAGACTTTCCGGATAAAAATGTAGTGGAGTATGAAGTCGAGGAGGATGATCTCCTTCACGGACCGAGGCAAGCTTTCAAGCTCGCACTACGTCA is from Candidatus Cohnella colombiensis and encodes:
- a CDS encoding PilZ domain-containing protein is translated as MLLSDSGRELPELADRELLPLNVLLHCRTVVEKQNFVATGLMTRVEGELFEIELNEFDLFELGETVKLTIYSPAGIQTISSIVFAKYDGVISLLQPPTLMKRFKEKREHPRVQINGNAFVSHIVDEGQELILPEPLQLVIQDISLSGLGFVGPDSPYFSRNSKLRAKVQIGFEFSCGLEVVRRDKQDDGLLIGAKMDVSDQEVMRALRATILRQQVEIHADLRRKGETKRF
- a CDS encoding thioredoxin family protein, with translation MSFQLSNKLYQGISPQQYVDGMTKNVDKFKAVLDGFTWDDTELEQFFDSLNNRDDLRCMIIAADWCGDCVRNVPVVFKATEKAGIPTEVFIMEQHLDFIDEYLTLGGRSIPVVLFTDTGGHLLGKWGPRPAHVQEVMIAFKGANPDREAADYQENLTVARTEMTRRYEEESSYQTIVLNELEQILSRV
- a CDS encoding MBL fold metallo-hydrolase; this encodes MLTFQKYELGALGTNAYVVVNAERTNAIVIDPGVADGALMRKLDGLQVEAILLTHAHFDHIGGVDTLRKRYKCPVYIHSLEQDWLTDASKNGSLRWKEVTPPVTTTAADLFLEDGQTLSLVGETFQVMHTPGHSPGSVSFLVGDLLFAGDVLFHRSIGRTDLPSGNQAQLVRSIVDKLYVLPDNVLVLPGHGPETTIGDERNGNPFVRG
- a CDS encoding cupredoxin domain-containing protein translates to MNKIILLDRKKIQFYTILAVVVILAGAYIGWQQSKPTLAPTSDNTQVFYLVTGEFSAKSDSGKMIESYRWDPGTIVVQKDRPVELRITGINGQSHPFVIEGLDLAGQVQKGKTTIVRFTPKEAGIYTMVCTTHADPKNGPPMIGYIIVQ
- a CDS encoding ATPase, T2SS/T4P/T4SS family; the protein is MSEQLAANRFSPSAYAASLHLIEAGNDTPESMNDLKASNLQAYTEEVRAMLATPRGLSEEERRRYSEKLNRAVIGFPQERAELLAIISDWIIKKRLQHLSVAHSQYGSLAEAMFADVIGMNALELVLRHREGLEEVQVVGTRIFEVREGIAVPSAYQFQQLSQVERIQQNLVLFNNDRINPRKRWAEVLLLDGSRVTITGFGFTAQPTLTIRFYTVKRFNLETLCSPHYRTMDDTVRQLLLVIVRSRFNMVVIGATNTGKTHLIKALIAAMPCEERIVTIESRYELMLGRDFPDKNVVEYEVEEDDLLHGPRQAFKLALRQSPQRIVHAEIRDEDANIYVRACTRGHEGSMTSVHANGLEDVPEAITDMCMLDGRAMNASRLTRRITEHVTQIGIEMRMIGHVRKLVRIGEYEWNNGEVIVRDLVKFDEVTDQWLFPESFSEKSVCRILRADKLGYEQLLQAMEEQDAKDYNH
- a CDS encoding diguanylate cyclase, giving the protein MTLIWMDFVLFALLFILFVYVIAVNRITQTHKVYLVFHFIMMLWPLGQFLIRLTDTPQYQLVFINVSFFAIGMLGPCWLIFVLFLTGKATHLKSSRLFLYIAPSLLCVLLSIWNPNYLFMQPVGGGYFDRVYGPLFWVLILIQFAYFFIALMNMFHALKTVNSLNQRRQLATAVIGMFVLTGFGLLDVLINVLLAKWIPVVPGLLALGIVLSTSCFVIAINRFGMFDLLSLVQRDIFEHMTMGIIVIDDNDSVLEINQSAVPFINVEKGSVFELEKFLAPLQAHGEVYEFLYRYRNHPKEKMQMEFALQESVGMHVSIVISPVLDNRKTLLGRIITFHDVSELRELVDEMNRKNEALHERNLELISIQEELFQVNQKLEQMAITDVLTGCYNRRYLTQQLEHEVQLNKRYQIPFSIFLFDIDHFKQINDRFGHLVGDEVIRSTADIVREKLRRTDILARYGGEEFTVYLPHTSQEHAELLAQRILHAVSENIVYAGLEKVNVTISMGVVSEANGDLSFTDTNEYLRELFSRADAALYRAKNDGRNCVVIAH
- a CDS encoding DedA family protein; translated protein: MADTLHEWLAQLLVWIESLGYWGIIIGMSVEVIPSEIVLSWGGYLVYKGDVTFTVAVICGTIGALIQQWILYAIGRYGGRPFLDKFGKYLHLKQKHLDKSEEWFQKYGSFIVFTGRFIPYIRQAVSIPAGMARMNLWRFTWLSGLASIPWSILFVWIGFSLGEKWDTYKEKVGPLIQYILLGTITVIIVYFLYQYLRKQGKKL
- a CDS encoding SAF domain-containing protein is translated as MLAFFFCLIMNNRGDEVNRRRQFTISLTAAVLAGVLVYGVYLLQLRQLQQEEMIEVWVPKQFIATGTMITSEHLRTMFIPRSVVTIEMVTDVAEVVGLEAAAPLGEGEPLLLWKLDKYRLLPNREQSTFQIPKEYVKSISNGIRAGDQVLVFVSDKDALSKRLFSEAIVVAAVKTAANLEIDNPKNPNLLNMVNDNEEGMYASRRDANGTIDVINLNLTESQWLELDSICKAGTAKLVISFQASTSEGEGRR